The Streptomyces sp. NBC_00306 sequence AGCCGAGGCCCAGCGGCTCCAACTGCTCGACCAGCGCCGGGTAGAGGGCTTCGGTGTCGGTCTCCGCGATGTCGTTGTACACGTTGCCGGGCGAGAGCCGCAGTCCGGTGCGCTCGGCGCCGATGGCCGCGGCGACGGCCTTGGTCACCTCCACCGCGAAACGGATGCGGTTCTCCACCGGGCCGCCCCACTCGTCGGTGCGCAGGTTGGTGTTGGGCGCGAGGAACTGGTGGATGAGGTAGCCGTTGGCGCCGTGCAGTTCGACGCCGTCGAAGCCGGCCGCGATCGCGTTGCGCGCCGCGGCGGCGAAGTCGTCCACGACCGAGCGGATCTCCTCGGCGGTCAGCTCGCGCGGGGCGAGGAAGTCCTTCGGGCCCTCGTGCGTGAAGAGCTGGCCGGCAGCCGCCACGGCGGACGGGGCCACGCTGGCCCGGCCGTCGGGGAAGAGCACCGGGTGACCGATGCGTCCGGCGTGCATGATCTGGGCGAAGATCGTGCCGCCCTCGGCGTGCACGGCATCGGTGACCCTGCGCCAGGCGGCGACCTGCTCGTCGCTGTGCAGCCCGGGGGTGTCGGGGTAGCCCTGTCCCGTCACGGACGGCTGGATGCCCTCGGTGATGATCAGCCCCGCGCCGGCGCGCTGGCTGTAGTACTCCACCGTGGAGTCGGTGACGGTGAGGCCGTCGCCGAACGCCCTGCTGCGGGTCATCGGCGCCATGGCGATGCGGTTGTCGAGCTGGGTGCCGGACAGGTCGATCGGGTCGAAGACGGTGGTCATGGGGGCTCCCGGAGAGTTATGTGGTCGGCCAAGTATCGGTGCCGGGAGCCACTGTAACTCATTAATTGGCCGACCAAGGTAAAGTTGTCCGCAAGACTGTCCCCGACGACAGCGCCTCGCCCGAGAAGGAGGGCCGATGATGTCCGAGACCGCGGCCGACCCCGCCTGTACGGTCCCGCTGCCGGGCTCCGCGCTCGGCGGTCCCGTCAGC is a genomic window containing:
- a CDS encoding alkene reductase, encoding MTTVFDPIDLSGTQLDNRIAMAPMTRSRAFGDGLTVTDSTVEYYSQRAGAGLIITEGIQPSVTGQGYPDTPGLHSDEQVAAWRRVTDAVHAEGGTIFAQIMHAGRIGHPVLFPDGRASVAPSAVAAAGQLFTHEGPKDFLAPRELTAEEIRSVVDDFAAAARNAIAAGFDGVELHGANGYLIHQFLAPNTNLRTDEWGGPVENRIRFAVEVTKAVAAAIGAERTGLRLSPGNVYNDIAETDTEALYPALVEQLEPLGLGYLHITETNTGARDVTLALRKQFSGTFILNPVTEGPTDHRVLPLVEDGIADILAFGALFLANPDLPARLRTEGPYNTPDTASFFGGGDQGYTDYPTLSVRG